The DNA region CAGGTGGCCCACCGCCGGAGTCGGCAGCACGCCGACGGGCACGACGTCGACGCCGGCCGAAAGAATTCCGGAGATCAGGGCCGATTCGAGCATCTCGCTCGAGATCCGCGGGTCCCGTCCGACGACGATCTTTTTCCTTTCCCCTCCCGCCAGGACGGAGGCGGTGACCGCCCCCACGGCCACGGCGACCGCCGGGGTCAGCGGATGCCGGTTGGCCGTTCCCCGGATACCGTCGGTGCCGAACAGTCGTTCCGTCGATTGCCTCATCCATCGCCCTCGGGCTACTTCGCCAGACCCAGAGAGGAAAGAATCTGATCGATCGAGCCGGGTTCGATCGATTCCCGGAGGATCGCCCAAACGGCGACGGCCAGAATCAGGGAGATCAGCTTCTGTTTCCAATTCTCCAGCAGGTTGCTCATGTTCGCAATCCGGTCGGTTCGCGGATTCTCAGGCTAAACCAGAATCTCCGTCAACCGCGCACGCAACCGATCCCGATCGAGATGGCGCTCGAGCTTCCCCTCGAAGGCGATCGAGATGCCGCCGGTCTCCTCGGAGACCACGATGACCACGGCATCGGTCATCTCGCTCAAGCCCAAGGCCGCCCGGTGGCGCAGGCCGAGCGGCCTTTCGAGCCGCTCGGTTTCGCTCAAGGGGAAGACCGCCGCGGCGGCAACGAGGCGGTTGTCCCGGATGACCACCCCGCCGTCGTGAAGGGGAGTGCGCGGATAAAAGATCGTTACGAGGAGGTCGGCGCTCAGCTTGGCGTCCAGGATGGTGCCTGTATCCCGGGCCGGACCGTAGAGATCTTCCCGCTCCAGGGAGATCAGCGCCCCGATCCGCTCCCGCTGGCAGATTTCGGCCGCGTTGACGATGTGCTCGATGACCTCCGCCTTCAATTGCCGGCCGGAGGTGGTCACACTTCGGCGGCCCACTTCCGCCAGGACTTGCCGCAGCTCGGGCTGGAAAAGCACGATCAATGCGACGAAGAAGGAAGGCGAGAAGAGCCGGATCAGCTCGGTGACTACCCGCAAATGAAGGACTGCGGAAAAAAGGGTGAGCACCACCAGCACGATGAGAAGGCCGGTCAGCACCTGCACGCCGCGCGTCCCTTGGAGGAGCTTCCAGACCTGGTAGATGACGACGGCCAGAATCAGGATCTCCACCGCCCAGGAGAGGGGCTGCCCGAAAGCCTTCACGAAAGCTCTCCCTCCAGGAGGACGCACACCTTGCGGGCGGCGACCGCCCCGTCCACGTCATGGACCCGCCACACCGCGGCGCCACGGCTCGAGGCGAGGACCGCCGCAGCCAGGCTCGCCGCATCGCAGCCTTCGTCGCCGACCAACTCGCGAAGGAAGCTCTTCCGGGAAAGGCCCACCAGCAGCGGCCGTCCCATCTCGGCAAAAAGCGGCAGGGCTCGAAGCAGCCGCCAGTTCTGCCGTCCGGTCTTGGCAAAGCCGAAGCCGACGTCGCAGACGATCCGCTCCTCGGGGATGCCGGCCTCGATGCACTGCTTCAGTCGCGCCGCCAGCTCCTCCCGCACCTCACGGACGACGTCGCCGTAGACCGCATCGGCCCGCATGGTCTTCGGCCTACCCCGGGAGTGGACCAGCACATAGCCCGCCCCCGTCTCCCGCACCGCTTCCCATACCCCGGTATCCCACTTGCCCCCCGACACATCGTTAATGATCTCCGCCCCTTCCGAAAGTGCGGCGCGCGCCACCCCGCCCTTGTAGGTATCGACGGAGATCGGGATCGTGAGCCGCCCGGCCACCGCACGCAGAACCGGAAGGAGCCGGCGCAGCTCCTCCCTTTCGGGCACCGGTTCCGCCCCGGGCCGAGTCGACTCGGCGCCGAAATCGACCAGATCGACCCCGAGCTGCTCCATCCGCAGCGCTTCGTCGGCCGCCTTCCGCGCCGAAAGCAGCCGCCCGCCGTCAGAAAAGGAATCCGGAGTCAGGTTGATGATCCCCATGATCCGCGGCCTTCGGGAAGAGAGAGCGATCGTGCGGGCGGAAGTCACCCAGAACGCGGAGGGGTCGGCAGCGGATGCGTCTCCCGGCTGAGAAGGCGAACCGGGTGCCGTGGGCTTTCCCCGAGCGGAAGGAGACAGTTTGCCGGAAGCGAAGATCTCCACCCCTTCAGTCGCCGCCTCCCCGCTTTTTTCTCAACGCCTCTTCTACGAGCTTCAGCGAGAGGGTGTTTATCACGTCCTGGCGGCGAAGCCAACCCTTCCTCGCGATGTTGACCCCGATCCGCAGGAACCCGAGTTCCCGGGCGTGGTGCGCGTCCGGATTGATCACGCAACGGACTCCTTTGTCCCTCGCCGCATGCCACCATCGCCAATCGAGATCGAGCCGGAGCGGCTGCGCGTTGAGCTCGATCCAGGTTCCCGTTTCGGCCGCGCAGTCGATGATCTTTTCCAGGTTGACGGGATAGCCTTCCCGTACCAGCAGGAGCCGCCCAGTCGGATGGCCCAGCATTGTGACGTAAGGGTTTTCCATGGCCCGGATGATCCTTCGCGTCATCTCCTCCTCGCTCGAGGAGAATCCGGCGTGGACAGAAGCGACGACATAATCGAAGGTAGCCAGCACCGAGTCGGAAAAATCGAGCCGTCCGTCGCGCAGGATGTCGCACTCCGTTCCGGAAAAGAGCCGGAAGCCGCGAAAGGTCTTGTTGAGCCGGCGGATCTCCTCCTGCTGGCGCTCCACCCGGGCCTCGTCCAGGCCGCCCGCCTGAAACGAGGACTTCGA from Methylacidimicrobium sp. AP8 includes:
- the cdaA gene encoding diadenylate cyclase CdaA, whose protein sequence is MKAFGQPLSWAVEILILAVVIYQVWKLLQGTRGVQVLTGLLIVLVVLTLFSAVLHLRVVTELIRLFSPSFFVALIVLFQPELRQVLAEVGRRSVTTSGRQLKAEVIEHIVNAAEICQRERIGALISLEREDLYGPARDTGTILDAKLSADLLVTIFYPRTPLHDGGVVIRDNRLVAAAAVFPLSETERLERPLGLRHRAALGLSEMTDAVVIVVSEETGGISIAFEGKLERHLDRDRLRARLTEILV
- the folP gene encoding dihydropteroate synthase; amino-acid sequence: MTSARTIALSSRRPRIMGIINLTPDSFSDGGRLLSARKAADEALRMEQLGVDLVDFGAESTRPGAEPVPEREELRRLLPVLRAVAGRLTIPISVDTYKGGVARAALSEGAEIINDVSGGKWDTGVWEAVRETGAGYVLVHSRGRPKTMRADAVYGDVVREVREELAARLKQCIEAGIPEERIVCDVGFGFAKTGRQNWRLLRALPLFAEMGRPLLVGLSRKSFLRELVGDEGCDAASLAAAVLASSRGAAVWRVHDVDGAVAARKVCVLLEGELS